The genome window ggttcggcttcgaaacggtacgggtcgaaacggttcggctcgaaacggtacgggtcgaaacggttcagctcgaaacggttccggtcgaaacggtacggacggttcagctcgaaacggttcgggtcgaaacggtacgggtcgaaacggttcgcgtcgaaacggttaagctcgaaacggtttgggttcgaaacagttcgcgccgaaacggattttttagaattttttagaatttttatgattttttagaatttttattattttttagaattttttggaatttgtttggtttttttggaatttttttaattttttggaatttactattttttttgttttaatgttttagagtttacacttaagtccctgtgtttctaaaactgacgcaaaccgtccctgaattagttagttaactcaaagttaacaaaataaattgatggagttaagttagtggactgaaatggttacgaaaatgaaactaatggactgaaatcgcaatttttaaactaatggactgaaaccgttatttttgacaaacctcagggacgaaaacagtaattaactcaaactATTTATAATATATACAAATCAAGTGACATGTatcttaaatatttatttttaaaaaataagatATTTATAATATTTTGACTACACACGTATAGTCAAAGGAATAGGAGAAAGATttcaaaagtttgaaaatcatcatcttcttccATCGTCTTCCTTTAATATCTCAAACAAACATTTCATATTTTTCATATCTTTTTCCTTTAATACTTGAAGAAACGAAGGCTCGTCAAATTTTTATCATCTTCTTCGTTTTATCTTATGTATACATTAAACTAAAGGTATTATTTCATTTATtgaaattttattttagttttattgaATAGTATTAATATATTTTGTTATATTTAGGTGAAGGTCGAATTTTACAAGTCTTTTTAGACATCTCATTCAATCATCAAGCAAAGGTATGAAATTTTAACTTTATGTGGTTATttgttatgtgtatgtatatttGTGTGAATACGTCGTAAGTCGTGTTGCACGTTAGGTCAAACGACTCGTCTATAGAGCAACAGGAGCCTACACCGATACCAAATAATGTTGACAGGAAACCAAACACTAGAGCTACATGTGAAATAAAAGGAAAAATCATCTCATCGCTTGCAGCGACGCCAAGTTCATACATAAACACAAATCGAATAACGCATAGCCAAAATAGTAGGATGCCCAATCCGAACGATAAAACAGCTTAGCGATAGTTGAATCCGATTGAAAACCTGTTCATTATCAAAAAATCAGAGTAAAGTTAATACAAAACCACCAAGACATTGCAGAATTTAGGTCTActtgaggaagaaaagaaaactAATTAGTACATAACGAAGTAGGCGAGATTGAAACGTGCTTACGCTGTCAAATGAAGAATATTTAGCTGAAACAGCTTAGTAGCATGTAAATGTGACCGTAAACCTATTCATTAACAAAGATTCAGAGTAAAATCAATACAAAACAACTGATAAAGTGATGCGGTAGCTCAAATCTAAGATATTATACAACAAATAAATGAAAAAGTGGATATAAACTTGTGGAATTTGGTACAAAATTAGCAGCAGTTGTAAAACTTGTTCATCAACAACAATTCATAGTAGAACACAACAAAGAATCCAGATCCTATATTGAATTATCTTTATTTTTCACCGTGATTACCATACACCTCAAACATAACAATTCAcctgttgtagtatttgaatccCAACACCAACAATCAATGCTTGTTTAATACCAGCTTGGAAAGATCAGCCCAACTTGTCACATCTTTAGTAGACTGTTGTGGTTTGATCAGACCCGACTGAATCGGGTTCTGACCCATCGTATCATCTAAACAAAGAACTGATCTACTAACAAGAGCCGAGGCCCGAACCCCGTCACCATCATCCGCAACCGGGAGTGAAGCAATGGACCCGCGTCTGGATTCTGCACCACCCTCCTGGTGCAAGTAAATCCGCTGCAACCCGCCCGCTTTCTTCCCGACTTCGGTCTTTGTATACGCCaactgccacccaccaccaatcCCTATCACACTATTCGACTCGCTAGGCTGATCTGTGTTTAACATACTCCTAGAAACCGGAGCAATCATGTCTTTATCTACACTAGTTGAATTAAGCGATAGCAACGGGGTTTTTACATTATCATTAGTTTCGTCCACGGATAAGTTCCCATTTTCGTGATTACTCTCTACATCCGGGTTTATGCTGATCGCCATGAAACATGCTTCCGAAATTTGGGAAGATCATGCTTCCGGTTTCGTTCTGTTTCTCGTGAACACTTCCGAATAGAGTCACCATTGGATCCATCATTTGTGCATAGATGGAACATACTGAAGTGAATCTACAAAACAAGGGTTTACAAGGTTTTTGGTGATATACCAAAGAGTAACTAGCTACAGATATACCAAACAGACACCACAGAACAAAACAGAGGTTTTCAGGTTTCAAATTACAATGTCAGTGTAACAAAGTTTTTGTTTCTTGACAGTAATTGTTGACAAGGAGTACTCACAAGTGACAAGGGATATATAAGACGGAAAATCACATGGTCATACCAATTAATACTTCATCTCTTCTGGcatataaaaaaaaacagttcTGAAATAGAAAACTAATCAGATCAACTAAATCCAAAACATTCACATAAATTCAATGAGAACagttaaataattaagtaaaatagAAAACAGATCAACTAAAGCCAAAACATTCACATAAATTCTGATACTTATGATACACATATTAATACTTCATCTCTTCTGGCATATAAAAAAACAGTTCTGAAACCTAAGAATAACAATTTGGCAACTTGTTATCGAACTAGAGTTTGAACTTTGAATAATAAGTTACCTCAAAAGAGAAAGTGCATATTTCCTCCGATGGTGGCTGATAAGTAACTATGTGTGTGATTCAATTAGGGTTAGGGGTGGTGTTGATGAtattttttgaaaaccgaattgaAGAACGAGGGAAACTTAGTTAATATCGGAGGGAAAGTGAAAATTTTAGGAAAATTATTGGAGGCAAGACCATGAGGTATGGTGGgacgggggtttggggcatgggttgacacgtggagttcgagccccttcgctgacgtgtccgtggggtatggcggggcgtggctagcccggaGTGGCTTGGCCAggtgtattaaaataaaataaaaaatctaaaattaaaaCATGGCCCGCTATGCCCTagccaagcccacccggggtgacttgggcgtttctcTCCAACTCACGCCCGGCCTTAAAatcccgcccaaggggccatgcccaaacccaagcccggccggggtggtgacttgggcgtttctcTCCAACTCacgccccaacccacgccccatagTCTAAATATAGCATGCCACACGCCCGGCCTTAAAatcccgcccaaggggccacgcccaaacccaagcccacccggggtggtgacttggacGTTTCTCTCCAACTCacgccccaacccacgccccatagTCTAAATATGGTTAGGATCCCCGTCTTACATACacacttattttttttaaactagtaGGAAACTCACCGTGCGAGAAGTAAATAATGTTCAAAAAATGGAAAGGCGACAAAACTTACATAACAAAAACatgtaataaaaaataaaacatagcATAATAATTTCATAACAGAATGTATGATACACGAAAGTGCATTCCTTAGTCGAACTCTCGCTCCCTTTTTTTTTTGGCTTTATAAATTCTTGTTAAAACTTTGGTGGTAGAACTTCTTTAACTAAGGGTATCAAAAAGTTCttctttaatatattatataatttcAGATGGATCGTGATTATTGGATGTATAAAATTTCGCGTGTATCCGAAATTTATACAGTGGGTGTTCGAAGTTTTATTAAGGCTGCCGAAGCAAATCGCATAAAGAAAGGAAGTCGTTCGATTTGTTGTCCTTGTGCCAAATGTGAAAACCTTAGATATTATAATTGCAAT of Helianthus annuus cultivar XRQ/B chromosome 1, HanXRQr2.0-SUNRISE, whole genome shotgun sequence contains these proteins:
- the LOC110883461 gene encoding monosaccharide-sensing protein 1-like, whose translation is MAISINPDVESNHENGNLSVDETNDNVKTPLLSLNSTSVDKDMIAPVSRSMLNTDQPSESNSVIGIGGGWQLAYTKTEVGKKAGGLQRIYLHQEGGAESRRGSIASLPVADDGDGVRASALVSRSVLCLDDTMGQNPIQSGLIKPQQSTKDVTSWADLSKLVLNKH